A single genomic interval of Carassius gibelio isolate Cgi1373 ecotype wild population from Czech Republic chromosome A22, carGib1.2-hapl.c, whole genome shotgun sequence harbors:
- the LOC127943311 gene encoding kinesin light chain 1 isoform X2, with the protein MSTMVYPHEEKLTQEQIISSTKLVIQGLEALKSEHNSILQSLVETIQCLKKDEEASLVHEKSSLLRKSVEMIELGLGEAQVMMALSNHLNAVESEKQKLRAQVRRLCQENQWLRDELANTQQKLQKSEQSVAQLEEEKKHLEFMNQLKKYDDGVSPEEEKNSETPRDALDDLFPNDEDDQVSHQHNSAALAAAQQGGYEIPARLRTLHNLVIQYAAQGRYEVAVPLCKQALEDLEKTSGHDHPDVATMLNILALVYRDQNKYKEAAHLLNDALSIREKTLGNDHPAVAATLNNLAVLYGKRGKYKEAEPLCKRALEIREKVLGREHPDVAKQLNNLALLCQNQGKYEEVEYYYCRALDIYEKKLGPDDPNVAKTKNNLASCYLKQGKYKEAEILYKEILTRAHEKEFGSVDAENKPIWMHAEERQESKGKLADGNHYGEYGGWYKACKVNSPTVNTTLRNLGALYRKQGKIEAAETLEECAMRSRRQGAAVDPQRDGERRRSTASVSSVKYDCSDAGEEGGVEWNGA; encoded by the exons ATGTCCACCATGGTTTACCCCCATGAGGAGAAACTGACACAGGAGCAGATCATCTCCAGCACAAAATTGGTGATTCAGGGTCTGGAAGCTCTCAAGAGCGAGCACAACTCCATCCTGCAGAGTCTGGTGGAGACCATCCAGTGCTTAAAGAAAGATGAGGAGGCCAGTTTGGTTCATGAGAAGTCCAGCCTGCTGCGCAAGTCTGTGGAGATGATTGAGCTGGGCCTGGGTGAAGCGCAG GTGATGATGGCCCTGTCCAACCACCTGAACGCAGTGGAGTCAGAGAAGCAGAAGCTGCGCGCTCAGGTGCGACGGCTCTGTCAGGAGAACCAGTGGCTGAGAGATGAGCTAGCCAACACCCAGCAGAAGCTCCAGAAGAGCGAACAGAGCGTCGCACagctggaggaggagaagaaacaTCTGGAGTTCATGAACCAGCTTAAGAAATATGATGATGGGGTCTCTCCAGAG gaAGAGAAAAATAGTGAGACTCCAAGAGATGCCCTGGACGATTTGTTTCCCAATGATGAAGATGACCAGG TCTCCCACCAGCACAACAGTGCCGCGCTTGCTGCCGCTCAGCAGGGAGGGTATGAGATCCCAGCCCGCCTCCGGACCCTCCATAACCTGGTGATCCAGTACGCTGCTCAGGGACGCTACGAGGTGGCCGTGCCTCTCTGCAAACAGGCTCTGGAGGACCTGGAGAAAACCTCTGGACATGACCACCCCGATGTGGCCACCATGCTCAACATCCTGGCTCTGGTCTACAG GGACCAGAATAAATACAAGGAAGCTGCTCATCTCCTTAATGATGCCCTGTCGATCAGAGAAAAAACCCTGGGCAATGACCACCCAGCC GTGGCAGCCACCCTCAACAACCTGGCGGTCCTGTACGGAAAGAGAGGGAAATACAAGGAAGCAGAACCGCTGTGCAAGAGAGCCTTGGAGATCAGAGAGAAG GTGTTGGGGCGGGAGCACCCAGACGTGGCCAAGCAGCTCAATAATCTGGCTCTGCTCTGTCAGAATCAGGGGAAGTATGAGGAGGTGGAGTATTATTACTGCAGGGCCCTAGATATCTACGAGAAAAAACTGGGACCTGACGACCCCAATGTGGCCAAGACCAAAAACAACCTG GCCTCATGCTATCTGAAACAGGGCAAGTACAAGGAAGCTGAGATCCTGTATAAAGAGATCCTGACGCGCGCCCATGAGAAAGAGTTTGGATCTGTAGATG CTGAAAATAAACCCATCTGGATGCATGCTGAAGAAAGACAAGAGAGCAAA GGAAAGTTGGCCGATGGGAATCATTATGGGGAATACGGCGGCTGGTACAAAGCCTGCAAGGTGAACAG CCCCACGGTGAACACCACGCTGAGGAACCTGGGCGCTCTGTACCGTAAGCAGGGGAAAATAGAGGCGGCTGAGACCCTGGAGGAGTGTGCCATGAGGTCCCGCAGACAG ggagcGGCAGTGGATCctcagagagatggagagaggcgCAGGAGCACCGCATCAGTCTCCAGTGTGAAGTACGACTGCAGTGATGCTGGAGAAGAGGGCGGTGTGGAGTGGAACGGG GCCTAA
- the LOC127943311 gene encoding kinesin light chain 1 isoform X1 — protein sequence MSTMVYPHEEKLTQEQIISSTKLVIQGLEALKSEHNSILQSLVETIQCLKKDEEASLVHEKSSLLRKSVEMIELGLGEAQVMMALSNHLNAVESEKQKLRAQVRRLCQENQWLRDELANTQQKLQKSEQSVAQLEEEKKHLEFMNQLKKYDDGVSPEEEKNSETPRDALDDLFPNDEDDQVSHQHNSAALAAAQQGGYEIPARLRTLHNLVIQYAAQGRYEVAVPLCKQALEDLEKTSGHDHPDVATMLNILALVYRDQNKYKEAAHLLNDALSIREKTLGNDHPAVAATLNNLAVLYGKRGKYKEAEPLCKRALEIREKVLGREHPDVAKQLNNLALLCQNQGKYEEVEYYYCRALDIYEKKLGPDDPNVAKTKNNLASCYLKQGKYKEAEILYKEILTRAHEKEFGSVDAENKPIWMHAEERQESKGKLADGNHYGEYGGWYKACKVNSPTVNTTLRNLGALYRKQGKIEAAETLEECAMRSRRQGAAVDPQRDGERRRSTASVSSVKYDCSDAGEEGGVEWNGDGSLRRSGSFGKLREVLRRSSEMLVKKIQGTMPPEPRNTNLKRAASLGYLNSNADDHDSFQGSGAARTLRNSRPLSSSTVELYQSTDQ from the exons ATGTCCACCATGGTTTACCCCCATGAGGAGAAACTGACACAGGAGCAGATCATCTCCAGCACAAAATTGGTGATTCAGGGTCTGGAAGCTCTCAAGAGCGAGCACAACTCCATCCTGCAGAGTCTGGTGGAGACCATCCAGTGCTTAAAGAAAGATGAGGAGGCCAGTTTGGTTCATGAGAAGTCCAGCCTGCTGCGCAAGTCTGTGGAGATGATTGAGCTGGGCCTGGGTGAAGCGCAG GTGATGATGGCCCTGTCCAACCACCTGAACGCAGTGGAGTCAGAGAAGCAGAAGCTGCGCGCTCAGGTGCGACGGCTCTGTCAGGAGAACCAGTGGCTGAGAGATGAGCTAGCCAACACCCAGCAGAAGCTCCAGAAGAGCGAACAGAGCGTCGCACagctggaggaggagaagaaacaTCTGGAGTTCATGAACCAGCTTAAGAAATATGATGATGGGGTCTCTCCAGAG gaAGAGAAAAATAGTGAGACTCCAAGAGATGCCCTGGACGATTTGTTTCCCAATGATGAAGATGACCAGG TCTCCCACCAGCACAACAGTGCCGCGCTTGCTGCCGCTCAGCAGGGAGGGTATGAGATCCCAGCCCGCCTCCGGACCCTCCATAACCTGGTGATCCAGTACGCTGCTCAGGGACGCTACGAGGTGGCCGTGCCTCTCTGCAAACAGGCTCTGGAGGACCTGGAGAAAACCTCTGGACATGACCACCCCGATGTGGCCACCATGCTCAACATCCTGGCTCTGGTCTACAG GGACCAGAATAAATACAAGGAAGCTGCTCATCTCCTTAATGATGCCCTGTCGATCAGAGAAAAAACCCTGGGCAATGACCACCCAGCC GTGGCAGCCACCCTCAACAACCTGGCGGTCCTGTACGGAAAGAGAGGGAAATACAAGGAAGCAGAACCGCTGTGCAAGAGAGCCTTGGAGATCAGAGAGAAG GTGTTGGGGCGGGAGCACCCAGACGTGGCCAAGCAGCTCAATAATCTGGCTCTGCTCTGTCAGAATCAGGGGAAGTATGAGGAGGTGGAGTATTATTACTGCAGGGCCCTAGATATCTACGAGAAAAAACTGGGACCTGACGACCCCAATGTGGCCAAGACCAAAAACAACCTG GCCTCATGCTATCTGAAACAGGGCAAGTACAAGGAAGCTGAGATCCTGTATAAAGAGATCCTGACGCGCGCCCATGAGAAAGAGTTTGGATCTGTAGATG CTGAAAATAAACCCATCTGGATGCATGCTGAAGAAAGACAAGAGAGCAAA GGAAAGTTGGCCGATGGGAATCATTATGGGGAATACGGCGGCTGGTACAAAGCCTGCAAGGTGAACAG CCCCACGGTGAACACCACGCTGAGGAACCTGGGCGCTCTGTACCGTAAGCAGGGGAAAATAGAGGCGGCTGAGACCCTGGAGGAGTGTGCCATGAGGTCCCGCAGACAG ggagcGGCAGTGGATCctcagagagatggagagaggcgCAGGAGCACCGCATCAGTCTCCAGTGTGAAGTACGACTGCAGTGATGCTGGAGAAGAGGGCGGTGTGGAGTGGAACGGG gaCGGGTCTCTCAGGAGAAGCGGCTCTTTCGGGAAGCTCAGGGAAGTCCTGCGCAGAAGCAGCGAGATGCTGGTGAAGAAGATCCAAGGAACCATGCCACCAGAGCCTCGCAACACAAA CTTGAAGAGAGCGGCGTCCCTCGGTTACCTGAACAGTAACGCAGATGACCACGACTCTTTTCAG